A genomic window from Cloacibacillus evryensis DSM 19522 includes:
- a CDS encoding TRAP transporter large permease: MFILAAALIIGISIAVPISYSIAVSGTLYLLFESALPVLVIAQRMVVGADSFTLLAIPLFLLAGALMAEGDITPRIMRFASSMVGHIRGGMAMVMVVSCMFFGAISGSGVADVAAIGSIMLPAMKEQKYRPAFSASLLGCGGALATIIPPSIVMVILGVTMGTSIGKLFIAGFIPGIMAGGSLMAISYYFASKENYPRLPKTGAREKWEAFKGAFLPMVTPAIIIVGILQGIFTATEAGGVAAFYALILSKYVYRKLSWRRFFEICLEVAKTSAVVLFIISAASLFGWILTSQDIPQKIAEAILGVSNNYWVVLIFFNLMLLALGTFMETTAIILIVIPIFMPIMTQIGVDPIHLGVMVCVNMAIGANTPPLGVDLMTACKVADIAYEDSFRYIFFFLAAMTLVLILIIAFPQLSTWLPNMVVSSGA, encoded by the coding sequence ATGTTCATCCTTGCCGCGGCGCTTATCATCGGCATCTCGATCGCCGTGCCGATCTCATATTCGATCGCCGTCTCCGGCACGCTTTATCTGCTCTTTGAATCGGCGCTGCCCGTGCTCGTCATCGCCCAGCGCATGGTGGTCGGCGCGGATTCCTTCACGCTGCTCGCCATACCGCTCTTTCTGCTCGCGGGCGCGCTGATGGCGGAAGGGGACATCACGCCCCGCATCATGCGCTTCGCCTCCAGCATGGTCGGCCACATCCGCGGCGGCATGGCGATGGTCATGGTCGTCTCCTGCATGTTTTTCGGGGCCATCTCCGGCTCCGGCGTGGCGGACGTCGCGGCGATCGGCTCGATAATGCTGCCCGCGATGAAAGAACAGAAATACCGTCCGGCCTTCAGCGCTTCGCTGCTCGGCTGCGGAGGGGCGCTGGCGACGATAATCCCGCCCAGCATCGTCATGGTCATCCTCGGCGTCACGATGGGGACCTCGATCGGCAAACTCTTCATCGCCGGCTTCATCCCCGGCATCATGGCCGGCGGCTCGCTGATGGCGATCTCCTACTATTTCGCCTCCAAAGAAAACTATCCGCGGCTGCCGAAGACCGGCGCGCGTGAGAAGTGGGAGGCCTTCAAGGGCGCCTTCCTGCCGATGGTGACGCCGGCGATCATCATCGTCGGCATTCTGCAGGGGATCTTCACCGCGACGGAGGCGGGAGGAGTCGCCGCCTTTTACGCGCTGATACTGTCGAAATATGTCTATCGCAAGCTTTCGTGGCGCCGCTTCTTCGAGATATGCCTGGAGGTGGCGAAGACGAGCGCCGTCGTACTCTTCATCATATCGGCGGCAAGCCTCTTCGGTTGGATACTTACGTCGCAGGATATCCCGCAGAAGATCGCGGAGGCCATCCTCGGCGTATCCAACAACTACTGGGTGGTGCTGATCTTCTTCAACCTCATGCTGCTCGCGCTCGGCACCTTTATGGAGACGACGGCGATCATCCTCATCGTGATCCCGATCTTCATGCCGATCATGACGCAGATAGGCGTGGACCCGATACACCTCGGCGTGATGGTCTGCGTCAATATGGCGATAGGCGCCAACACGCCGCCGCTGGGCGTGGACCTCATGACGGCCTGCAAGGTCGCCGATATCGCCTACGAAGATTCTTTCCGTTACATCTTCTTCTTCCTCGCCGCGATGACGCTCGTGCTGATATTGATAATCGCCTTTCCGCAGCTGTCCACCTGGCTGCCGAACATGGTCGTCTCCTCCGGCGCTTAG
- a CDS encoding TRAP transporter small permease, protein MPQKNNDFLKRAYRPLELLLISGVITVFAVVLLEVVSRYIFRQSIAWGAEVCQTILVWMTFLGAAVALVGGEHMEINVVMDRVNSPLMKKLLLLAGDLAILLFLACGTAGGVRLVQKTWGMTTTTLQIPAGILYLAFPIGCALMAAVVLRNIVRLFGREA, encoded by the coding sequence ATGCCTCAAAAAAACAACGACTTTCTCAAGAGGGCGTACCGCCCTCTTGAGCTTTTGCTCATATCAGGCGTGATCACCGTCTTTGCGGTGGTGCTGCTGGAAGTGGTCTCGCGCTATATCTTCCGCCAGTCCATCGCCTGGGGCGCGGAGGTCTGCCAAACGATCCTGGTCTGGATGACCTTCCTCGGCGCGGCGGTCGCGCTTGTCGGCGGTGAGCATATGGAGATCAACGTCGTCATGGACAGGGTCAACAGCCCCTTGATGAAAAAACTGCTCCTGCTTGCGGGCGACCTGGCCATACTTTTGTTCCTCGCCTGCGGCACCGCGGGCGGCGTCAGGCTCGTACAGAAGACCTGGGGCATGACGACGACGACTCTGCAGATCCCCGCCGGGATACTCTATCTGGCCTTTCCGATCGGCTGCGCGCTGATGGCCGCCGTCGTTCTGCGCAACATCGTCCGGCTCTTCGGCAGGGAGGCGTAA